Part of the Peromyscus maniculatus bairdii isolate BWxNUB_F1_BW_parent chromosome 23, HU_Pman_BW_mat_3.1, whole genome shotgun sequence genome is shown below.
ATGTGACCTCTACCGGTACGTGGttcatatacatgcagacaaaacactagaTGTACAAGAACAAATCTAAAAAAGtttctttagattttttaaatttattatgtatagtgttctgcctgcatgtgtgcctgcacgccagaagagggcaccagatctcaattgttgatggttgtgagccacgatatggttgctgggaattgaactcaggacctctagaagaacagttaatGCTCGTAACCTCTCAGTCATCTCTCGAGCcctaaaaaagatttttaaagaagtaCTTACGAGGCCCAGCTCCTCTAGGTGGCTAATGGTTGCTGGGAAAGGAGAGACGTTTTCTTCCTTGGGATAACCACAATTAAGTTGCCTGTGCTCCTAGAAGCAACCGCAATAAAACTTACTGGTTCACCAAAACACCGAAATAAGAACCACCAAGAAATCACAAatacctgggaaggggaagggaatcCACAGGAATGGGAGACAATGGGCAAAGTGGTAGTGAATGTAGTAAAAATTCATTATACGCATGTATAAAAATGCCATGAGAGATCACTTTATTTCTATAAAACTAATTATCCGTAATTAATATGATGATGGGGGCGGGaagaaacaacaaagagaaaaagaaaacaaccaaggaGCCAGGCGCATTCCTGTAGTCCCAGTACTAAAGGCAGGTGAGGTGGATTGCCAAAAGTTTGGAGCTAACCTGGTCTATTacacatagggagttccaggccagccaaggctacatcgtgaagtcttgtctcaaaaaacacaaacattagGGGCGGGTGCTAACATGATACACACTTCAAATCCAAGCACTCTGGAtccaggtagaggcaggtggatctctgtgagtttgagggcagccagggctgcatagtgagaccgaatctcaagacaaaataaaaacaaaaccaacagcattggtctggcaagatggctcacccAGCAAAGGAGTTTCTGTGGAGCCTAAAGGCCTGAGTTGGATCTTCAGGACTCTCATGGTAAGAGGAGAGAAGCAGTCTCTACATGAGCTAaactgtgtgcatatatgtacatgtacatgtgtgtgcgtgtgcaaaATAATTGCAAAAATAAATCTAAGTTGTTTTTACGGGGAAAGCATTTCCTGAAAaccttgttttccttttatcatgcttttgctttgttttgtttattttttatggtcCTGAGGATTGATCCCAGAGTCTTACCCTTGCTAGACAAATGTTCAACCACAAGCTACATCCTTagtccttttaaatttttttattctgagacTAGAACTAAATTgcctagactgaccttgaacttgcagtcctGTTCGGTCTTCAGGGTAGCTGGAATTACAACCCCACCAGGCTATtgccttgctttttgttttgtttttttgtttgtttttgttttgtttttccaagacagggtttctctgtgtagccctggctgtcctggaactcactctgtagaccaggctggcctcaaactcagagatcggcctgcctctgcctcccgagtgctggaattagaggcgtgcgccaccgccacccggctttGTCTTGCTTCTTCCTAGCACATTCTCGATACTTGATATCGTATTTTGTTAAATCTCTCCTCCAGAGACTGTCCTCTCCAAATGCAGGGACATTTGCCTTCTGGTGTATTTTCAGTACTTAATCTGCCATTTGGCAAGGACAAAGGAATGAATTAGATGAATTTTGGGCAGAAACCTGACTAGATTTAGGAAGGAATCCAAAATGTATCTATGGGAAAGAATTCCAGATGGAGGGAAACAGCAAAATCCTGAAGCTGAACTGTCCTAGAAGTGGGAGTTGGTTTGCAAGCACAAGGGCCTGTGTGGTAATCCTGAAGCAAAAATGTGGAGCACAGCAGTGCATTCTTAGAGTTCCACAGGGGGTCTGTTTCCAAacaggtggagggggaggggaggtggagctggagggatggctcagaggtgggcttttttgttttgtttgttatttgttttgtgtttttggtttttcaagacagggtttctctgtgtagctttgtgcctttactggatctcgctttgtagcccaggttggcctcaaactcacagagatccgcctggctctgcctccccagtgctgggatcaaaggtgtgcgccaccaccacccggccttatttgctttttttaattaaattttttttattcattttacataccaactacagatcccccatttgtttgttttttcaagacagggcttctctgtgtagccctggctgtcctggaactcactctgtaaaccaggctggccttgaactcagagatccacctgcttctgccctgagtgctgggattagaggcgtgcgccaccatggcccagctctTCTAACTTTTTAAAGCAAGAGGCTCAGTCTTATATAGCTCAGATTTGGCCTTCAactactgtgtagcccaggctggcctcgaactcctgatcatcttgcctccacctccctagtgctgtgattacaggcagcACACTCTCAACTTCTAGTTGGGATGGGGTCGGAGAGCAAGAGTTTAagactgtgtgtttgtgtgtgtgggggggtgttccCTGCATGTCGTTCTGTGCCCACTTGCATgctgctgcctgcagaggccaaaagaggcactgaatctcctggaactggttccaggatgctgtgagccaccatgtgggtgttgggaaccaaacccaggctctggaagagcagccagtactcttaagcATTtagccctttctccagccctaCAGACTCAGCTTCTactttatattctttattttctgtgcGGTGTGTATAGAATGGTGTCCGGAAGTCAACAGTGAGTGTTTTCTTAAGTTGCCTGCAccttatcacttttttttttttttgagatttatttattttgtatacaacattctgcctccatggaaccttgcaggccagaagagggcaccaaatctcattatagatggctgtgagccaccatgtgggtgccaggaattgaactcagcacctctggaagagcagtcggtgctcttaacctctgagccatctctccagcccctttattaCTTACTTTTaagtaacacatttttatttttggtgcatgtatgtctgtttgtgcGGACATATGTGTCATGACACCCATCACACAGTGCATatgtagagggcagaggacaacttgttgaGGTTCATTCTCTCTTTCCGCCATACAGGGTCCAAGGATTGAATTCAGAGCATCAGGCCTCCCGGCAAATGCCTTTAGCCCAGAGCCATCACATCCGTTGACCTTgtttggacacagggtctctcgctgaaacTGAAGCTTGCTGggctagactggccagccagcaaggCTCCTGGatcctgttctctctgcctgcccagaACTGGGGTACAGGTACATACTGTTGTGCCCGGTTacttttgtgggtgctgggagccacgTACTTGCACGGTGAACGCTTTACTAAGCCGTTTCTCCAGATTCCCACCTGatttcctttggttttgttttattctttttttttttttttttttggttttttcgagacagggtttctctgtgtagctttgcgcctttcctggagctcacttggtagcccaggctggcctcgaactcacagagatccgcctggctctgcctcccgagtgctgggattaaaggcgtgcgccaccacgcccggctttttttttttttttttttttttttttggtgtgtatttgtatgtgtgccacagtgcatctgttgatcagaggacaacttgcaggagtcaattctctttcaccgtgtggatcccagggattgaatgGAGGTCTTTAGGTAGCAGGCACCTTgtcccactgagccagcttgccTGCCCCTACTTGTGtgtccatttgtttgtttatttgtttttctggttttttgagacagagtttctctgtgtagccctggatgtcctgaaactcgctctgtagaccaggctagccttgaactcagagatctgcctgcctctacctcccaaatgctgggattaaaggctgggccaccactgccaggcccctACCGTGTGTTCTTAAAAGAGTTCTGAAGGCTGAAGATACAGCTAGTGGTAGAGCAATTGCCTAGCATGCGTAAGTCCGAGTTCATCCTCTAGTACTTTTCCTATTACCCAAAGGAAAAGGTATTCTGAAATCCAAgatgcacacccccacacacaaccaTAGAGCTGATATATGACCCCTTCCTgagttaagaaatatttatttggatGAGAGCACCACATTCCGAGGCTGTGTCTGGCTGGGACCTCAGGCGGCTGGCCTAGGTTGGGCGGGACACTTCCTCTTGCTTAGGTTAGTGAGGATCTGGTCCTGGTTGGGCTTGTAGAGAACCACGAAGCTCTCTGGAGGGAGGATGGGGCCTCTGTGTTCGTCCACCTGACCCATCAGCAGATAGCTGGCTcctgtggggcggggggggggggggggggggggggggagagctcAAGTTATCAAGACCTTGCGACACCTTCTTCTCATCAGATCTTCCACCTTCGCGACTACGGTGTGCTCAGTACCCATCCCCGTTTCCCAGGCCCTTACCCTTCTTCATGGGGGGCATCTGCTTGCAGGGCACATAGAGCTTCAGAGGGGTGTCCCTGGGCGGAGAGGGCAGGTGCAGTCCTCCGCTTTTGTAAACACCAATGAGGCTGATGGTGACAGTGAGACCCTCGCCTGGGCCTCGGACCATGGTCTTCACTGTTCCGGTCACCACTGTGCAAGGATGGGGGTGAGAGGTAAGAGTCCCGGGGCTAGGGCTGGGCTTGGAGGAGGGCATGAGGAGGGCATGAGGAGCAGAGGGCAGGGTGGAGCGTCTTACCCAGACTGCTGGTACACATGTTGCTCTGCAGGGTGCCTAGCCGCTTGTACTGCTTTGGACAGGTGACGCTGGGTGCATCTAGGAAAGACAGTGCTGTTGTGGAGGGCAGGCAGGACCGTTGGCCTCACATCAGCCGTTTATTCATTCCTTTGTTTGCAGTGCGGGGAGGAGGGCCGGAGTCTGGTGATGCTGGGCAGGTACTCCACAGCACAGCCACACCCTGTGgatctcactgggggattctaggcaagcaccTTGCCTCTAAGTCACACCCCAGATCCTTCCTAGAGGATTCTGGGACAGACATTCTACAGCTGAGCTGAACTTCCCACCCCTTATTGtgagaattttagaaaagatctaccactgagccatgccttcAGCCCTCACTGGGAGGTTCTAGGCGAAGCCTGCCCTAGCTAGTCCCATCTGAAATTGTAACAGCCATATAGATGGAAACTCGGAGCTCTGCCCAGCATTGCTTCCCAGCACTGTTGCAGACACTGACAGGAGGCAGGCACCAGTGAAtgttgaatggatgaatggatggatgcatgcatgcatgcatgcatgcatgcatgcatgaatgaatgctGAACCAAGGAAGAACTTAGTGCTTCCTTTAGTCTATGCTCCatcttccactttttctttttcttttatgtgtatgggagttttgcctgcatgtacgtctggagttactgatggttgtgagctgccatgtgggtgctgggaatcaaacccgggtcctctggaagagcagccagtgctcttatccactgggccatctctccattaCCACCTTCTGACTTTTCACACTCACCCGGGACCACTGGCGTCTCCTGGGTATCAggggaggcctctggtttctctgCAGGTTGGGGTTTAGATTTGCTGGGTGGCTTGACTTTGGGCCCAGTTCCTGTCTTTGGGTCAGAGCGGGATTGGGGACCATGCTGCACATCCTCCCTTTGGCTTGGGGCGGGCTCCTTTTCCACGGCATCCCGTGGCAGGGTCTTGTAGGACGCTGAGAAGCCATCTGCGGTGACACTGAGATCCGATACAAACTGGACCAAGAGCTCATTCCCTTCAGAAGAGATGGGGCTGCCGAGGGCAGGAGAGGACCGGCTGAGACGTCAGGGCAGACTGCGCACCCTGTTCTGTCCCCGTGGCCAGCCTTAAACTAGTCCTCTGACATCAGACTCTGTAGACTCGGGAGATCCACTAAACCTTCGCCAGCTCCTACACTTGTTCAGACCAATGGCTTGGAATCCTAGAGCTCAGATCTCGCCTGGTCAGCTGAGCCTCCCTGAACCCTGCACGGCCTTTGGCAACCCTTCACACAGGGATGAGGAGTtagccccaccactgcccagccaaggaTCCATCCCTCACCTGGGGGCCTTGTCTCCGCAGAATTTCCCCAGCCTCTTGGCGTCATCGCTCACAGCGCCGTTGAACACGCTGACAGAGTCATAGCGGCAGTAGGTGTCGGGCTCCACATCAAACTTCCCGAAGGTTAGCATGATCACCTGGGAGAGGCATTGGCTGCCTAGCAACAGGCCAAGGTGGAGGAGTAGTGCCCCGCCCTCTTCAGCCCTAGTATACTTGGTAGTAGTCCCAACAGTAAGTACCCTTGTTCTCTCTTTAATGGTTTCACTGCCAGCCTGAGGGTCATACACACACGTGTCTATACCCCACAGGGAGCATCCTTTGCCCTGGTGGGCAAGGTCCAGTGCATCTTAGCCCCCGATGGACAGAACTCCTTCCGCCCCATGAGTTCCACACATAGTTCCTACCAGGACCCGGAACTTCCCTCCCCTAAGGCCAGTAGTGCCCGTCTGCCATTTTGGCTTGCGTGTAAGCTGGTCTGGGTCTGGTTTTGGTCTCTTCCAGGGCAAGCTCAGGGATCAGGAcacagatgttcaataaaatgTTGCTGGCTGGCTGCTTTAAGGATGCTGCCTGGGTGCCTGGTGGGCAGCCTCGGCAAGCAGGTCAGTACCTGGTTAGAGGGTGCGATGATGTGCCAGGAACAGCTGATGCCTGGGGGGTAATCCGACTCAGGCCAGTTGGGCGTGGTCAGGGTTCCCTGCGCCTTCTCCATCCGCCCCCCGCAAAACTGGTGCtctgaggaggggagagagggaccGGGTGGGGGGCGGTGGAGACCCTCAGTCAGCTGGAGTAGAGAGCTCTAGACTGGGGGCTGGCGTGGGTCTCCAGATGAGGGCACGGGAAGGGGAACAGTAGAGAGGGCGGGTCAGCCGACAGCTGGGAAGACGGGGCTGGGGCGCCCCACAGAGAGGAAAAGTTTGAATGGACCCCTCTGGCCCCTCCCCGACCCGCCGCCGCCACACCACGCCTCTTCCCCTAGGAGATCCCATCTCTCCGTCCCGGCCAGCAGAAGACCTCCTAACAGGCTCGAGAGCTCTCAG
Proteins encoded:
- the Pcolce gene encoding procollagen C-endopeptidase enhancer 1 isoform X2 — translated: MLPAALTSLLGPFLVAWVLPLARGQNPNYTRPVFLCGGDVTGESGYVASEGFPNLYPPNKKCIWTITVPEGQTVSLSFRVFDMELHPSCRYDALEVFAGSGTSGQRLGRFCGTFRPAPVVAPGNQVTLRMTTDEGTGGRGFLLWYSGRATSGTEHQFCGGRMEKAQGTLTTPNWPESDYPPGISCSWHIIAPSNQVIMLTFGKFDVEPDTYCRYDSVSVFNGAVSDDAKRLGKFCGDKAPSPISSEGNELLVQFVSDLSVTADGFSASYKTLPRDAVEKEPAPSQREDVQHGPQSRSDPKTGTGPKVKPPSKSKPQPAEKPEASPDTQETPVVPDAPSVTCPKQYKRLGTLQSNMCTSSLVVTGTVKTMVRGPGEGLTVTISLIGVYKSGGLHLPSPPRDTPLKLYVPCKQMPPMKKGASYLLMGQVDEHRGPILPPESFVVLYKPNQDQILTNLSKRKCPAQPRPAA
- the Pcolce gene encoding procollagen C-endopeptidase enhancer 1 isoform X1, with the protein product MLPAALTSLLGPFLVAWVLPLARGQNPNYTRPVFLCGGDVTGESGYVASEGFPNLYPPNKKCIWTITVPEGQTVSLSFRVFDMELHPSCRYDALEVFAGSGTSGQRLGRFCGTFRPAPVVAPGNQVTLRMTTDEGTGGRGFLLWYSGRATSGTGPPPGARRKWVMDPRVEWAAWGYWDEHQFCGGRMEKAQGTLTTPNWPESDYPPGISCSWHIIAPSNQVIMLTFGKFDVEPDTYCRYDSVSVFNGAVSDDAKRLGKFCGDKAPSPISSEGNELLVQFVSDLSVTADGFSASYKTLPRDAVEKEPAPSQREDVQHGPQSRSDPKTGTGPKVKPPSKSKPQPAEKPEASPDTQETPVVPDAPSVTCPKQYKRLGTLQSNMCTSSLVVTGTVKTMVRGPGEGLTVTISLIGVYKSGGLHLPSPPRDTPLKLYVPCKQMPPMKKGASYLLMGQVDEHRGPILPPESFVVLYKPNQDQILTNLSKRKCPAQPRPAA